The stretch of DNA ATTCTGTACGCCAATTTTTCCATACCATTTTTTAAGGCTTTATAACTTATTTCATCTATGCCTTTACGAGCAATAAATATATAATCGTAACCATTTAAAAACCAGTCTTTATTTAACCTACATATTTCTTTCATTCTCCTGCGTACAAAATTCCTTCTTACAGCCTTACCTATTTTCTTACTAACAGAAAAACCGAGTCTCTTTAAATT from Desulfoscipio gibsoniae DSM 7213 encodes:
- the rnpA gene encoding ribonuclease P protein component; protein product: MQKKYLIKKNSDYRKVYNKGISLSNRYTVIFVYKNNLNLKRLGFSVSKKIGKAVRRNFVRRRMKEICRLNKDWFLNGYDYIFIARKGIDEISYKALKNGMEKLAYRISKHITRET